Genomic window (Flavobacterium oreochromis):
TTTTCATATAATCTAATTATTAGTATCTTTACAAGATAATTACAGCTATATAACGTAATTAAAAAGATTAACTCAAAATAATATTGTTTTAAAAAAAGTAAAATGTATTTTAAAAAATTAACCTTAATTATTTTTACCGCAATCATCCTTATATCTGTTGCTTGTTCAAAAGAAACTACAATAACAGAAATAAATGATTCTAATGCCTTAGTAGGATCAGGTTCTATTGTATCAAAAGAGGTTTTATTAGCTCAATTTGAAGAAATAGTATTAGAAAAAAATTGTAATGTTGAACTTATAAGAGGAACGGAATATAAAGCAAGTATTTCAGACTATTCTAATTTAGTTCAATATACAAAACTAGAAAATATAGGTTCAAAATTAATTATTAAAACAGAGCCTCAGAATATTATTTTAAATAATTCAAAGGCTAAAGTGATTATTTATCTTCCTGAACAAACCTTAAAAGCAATAAATATTCTAGGGGCTGGAAATATTAATTTTAAAAGTCAATTTAATGACATAACGAATATAGCAATTTCAGGTAGTGGTAATATAACTAATGAAGTTCCATCAGTAACAAAATCTCTAAATATATCAATTAATGGATCAGGAAGTGTAGATGTCTTGAAAACACAGTCTCAAATGGCTATTTGTGATATATCAGGAAGTGGAAACATAAAATTAGCAATTTCCGATATTTTAAATGCTACTATTTTAGGTAGTGGAAATATTTATTACCAAAGTAATAATAATGTAACTTCTATTACAAGCGTAATTACGGGATCAGGAAAAGTAATTAAATTGTAAATAAAAAGAAGGTAGCTAAAAGTAAAATCCAGATAAAATTTGTGATTTTCATAGAAGAACGAGTATAACAATAGATGAAGCGGTAAGATTGCGGACTTTTAAGGTATTCTTTTGTCTGTGGTTTTCAAAATTTTAAAACTATATAAATACATGCTTTTTATTATCTAAAATTACTGATAAAAGACCCTTTTAATTTTTAGAAAACTCTTTTTATTAGAGTGAAGATGTAAGATTTTAGTTATTTTGAATTATAAAAACAAAAAATATTTTAAATATATGTATCGTAGATTCCTAATACATAATTAGGATTAAACTTTTTACTTTTTTATAAGTCTAATTTTTATTTAAGATTATATTTATGAAAAAGATCAATATTTTGTTTTATATCAATATTTTTATACTATTAGGAAGTTGTCTAAAAGAAGATTCTAATGAACCAATTCTAGATCCGATGCCTACAGGTTTATATGGAAGTATGGTATATAAAGAGACTGATATTGTAGTAAATGAAATTACTTATACTACAAGGCCTAATTTTCAAAATTTACAATATACATCTGAAAAAACTAAACAGTTTGAAATAAATCAGCCTTTACTTTCTGCAAAAATGGATCTTTATTTACCCCCAAATGCAAATCCAAGTAAAAAGCAGCCTTTATTAATAATGATTCATGGAGGAGGGTATGAATCTGGGGATAAAAAGGCTTGGGAAAATGAAGCGTATACTTATTCCAGAGCAGGTTATATTTGTGCTTCTTTAAATTATCGATTAACACAAAATGGAGGAAATCAAACCCCTGAATTAAGATTATATACTGTTCAATGTGCTTTAGAAGATATTCAAAATGGTATACGGTTTTTAAAGAAAAATAGCGATATATATTATATAGATACAACTCGTACTATTGTTTTTGGAGGTTCTGCTGGAGGAGGATTATCTTTAACTAATGCAATAGAATATGATGCAGTAATAGGAATAAATGATCATCCTGGTATTTCTAGTAAAACGGAAGGTTCTATTTCTACAGGAGCAACTCTAATTAATGATGATCCAGCAAGCATGCAAACTACCTTACATTATGATAGATTTGATTCACCTATTTTATTATTTCACGCAAAAGAAAATGATTCATCTACAGGGGCAACATGGACTAAGAATGTTATTTCTACTCAAGAGTTAATTAATAATTCAGGAAATTTATGTATAACAGTAGCCCAACCTAATATGACACATATAGTAGGATTAGAATTAGGAGGAAACTATTGGCACTATATACAACCATTTTTATGGACTTATTTAAAAATAGATAAACTCTAACTAAAAAAAGTTATTATAAAGACGGTAATTTTCTAGTGTTTTAATTAGACTAATTGATTAAAAAAAAATGAAAAGCTTTGTGATGAAGATCTAAGGAGAAGAATACACGGAAATTTTTGCAGCAGCGGTAGTCTTATTATATTGAATCTAAAAAATGAGTGCTTTTTTAGATTCAAAGTCATTTTATCTATAATGAATTTTTAAAGCTTAATTTGAGTTTAATTTGTTAATCAAGATAGTTCTTTTTTTATATCAAACATTATTTTACTTTTATTGTAGGTAGTGCTTCTTCTTAGGTATAAAAGATTTCAATTGTTTTATTATTTTATTATAGTAAACTTTAGAATGATGAGAAAAAGCAGTTTTTTATTTATAAAATAAACTACTAGCTGATTTAATAGCAGTTCTTAATGAAAGAGCTGTCTCAAAAGTTTGTAATCTTGTCATTTTTGTAAAGGTTAACAAATGGATAGGTTTGGTTAACCTTTACAATTATGATCAAAAAAGACCTGTGGGGTATGCTTGAATAAGTGAAACCACATAATATTCATTATGGAGCTCCCTCTTTGGTTGGAGTGACAAACATTCCTTTTTTGGGACAGTCTTTAATTAAAATATTCGTATTTTAATATAAACTAGGGAATTTGCTAGGATTAGATTCGTGCATAATTTCATACACTTTTTCAAAAATATCCTCAACAGAAGGTTTTGAAAAATAATCTCCATCAGTTCCATATGCTGGGCGGTGTGCTCTAGCAGTAAGTGTTTCAGGCTGACTATCTAGATGTTTATAGGCTTTCTGTTCTTCTACAATTTGTTGTAAAATATAAGCAGCTGCACCACCAGGAACATCTTCGTCAACAATTAGTAAACGGTTTGTTTTAGCTACAGACTTCACAATATCATGATTAATGTCAAAAGGAAGTAATGATTGTATATCAATAATTTCAACATCAATACCCATTTCAAGTAATTCTTTTGCTGCTTGTTCTACTAAACGTAAAGTGGAACCGTATGAAACAATTGTTATGTCCTTTCCTTCTTTTAGTGTTTCAGTAATACCTATAGGAGTTTTAAATTCACCTATATTAGTAGGCATTTTTTCTTTTAATCGGTATCCATTTAGACACTCTACTACTAATGCAGGTTCATCAGTTTCTAATAGAGTATTGTAAAAACCAGCTGCTTTAGTCATATTACGAGGAACTAATACATGAATTCCACGAATTGCATTTATGATCATTCCCATTGGTGATCCTGAATGCCAAATACCTTCTAAACGATGTCCGCGAGTTCTGATGATTAAAGGTGATTTCTGACGGCCTGCTGTACGATATTGTAATGTTGCAAGATCATCACTCATAAT
Coding sequences:
- a CDS encoding GIN domain-containing protein codes for the protein MYFKKLTLIIFTAIILISVACSKETTITEINDSNALVGSGSIVSKEVLLAQFEEIVLEKNCNVELIRGTEYKASISDYSNLVQYTKLENIGSKLIIKTEPQNIILNNSKAKVIIYLPEQTLKAINILGAGNINFKSQFNDITNIAISGSGNITNEVPSVTKSLNISINGSGSVDVLKTQSQMAICDISGSGNIKLAISDILNATILGSGNIYYQSNNNVTSITSVITGSGKVIKL
- a CDS encoding alpha/beta hydrolase, which encodes MKKINILFYINIFILLGSCLKEDSNEPILDPMPTGLYGSMVYKETDIVVNEITYTTRPNFQNLQYTSEKTKQFEINQPLLSAKMDLYLPPNANPSKKQPLLIMIHGGGYESGDKKAWENEAYTYSRAGYICASLNYRLTQNGGNQTPELRLYTVQCALEDIQNGIRFLKKNSDIYYIDTTRTIVFGGSAGGGLSLTNAIEYDAVIGINDHPGISSKTEGSISTGATLINDDPASMQTTLHYDRFDSPILLFHAKENDSSTGATWTKNVISTQELINNSGNLCITVAQPNMTHIVGLELGGNYWHYIQPFLWTYLKIDKL